One window from the genome of Pyrus communis chromosome 16, drPyrComm1.1, whole genome shotgun sequence encodes:
- the LOC137721039 gene encoding uncharacterized protein, whose protein sequence is MGLLPEQKITAALRMLAYGASTDQVDEITRMGKSTILESLMRFCGAIKSIYIVEYLRKPTHMDLERLLKKAEMRGFPGMIGSIDCMHWTWKNCPSAWQDAYGDRK, encoded by the coding sequence atggggcTACtacctgagcaaaaaattactgctgccttgcggatgcttgcatatggagcatctacagaccaagtggatgagataacgaggatggggaaatcaaccattcttgagtccctgatgaggttttgcggagcaatcaaATCTATCTACATCGttgagtacctccgcaaacctacacacatggacttggagcggctgttgaagaaggcggagatgcgtggctttcctgggatgattggaagcattgattgtatgcactggacgtggaaaaactgtccaagtgcatggcaagacGCTTACGGGgatagaaaatga
- the LOC137721040 gene encoding uncharacterized protein encodes MGDLQVVGGIKKLNNKNYNIWASCMKSYLQGQDLWDVVNGNESALPAQPAQPVGPAGPPAGQAGSPVDPAQPVQPIENTSDTMRKKNIKIGKAMFALKTTVEDDMLEYIWKANTPKEAWDTLATLFSIRKNTRLQLLENELYSVAQRDMTIAEYFHKVKSICDEISELDPSATIVEPRIKRIIIHGLRPEFRGIVVAVQGWQTQPSLVEFENLLADQEAMAKQMGRVSLRGEEESLYTISKGSFKQRADGGSKINGDKEKGHQGRISTPAQLVVVLKIEN; translated from the coding sequence ATGggagatcttcaagttgttggaggaatcaaaaagttgaacaacaaaaattacaacatATGGGCGTCGTGTATGAAGTCTTACCTGCAAGGCCAAGATCTTTGGGATGTTGTCAACGGTAATGAATCGGCTTTGCCTGCGCAGCCGGCTCAGCCTGTGGGTCCGGCAGGTCCGCCTGCGGGTCAGGCAGGTTCGCCTGTGGATCCAGCTCAGCCTGTGCAGCCAATAGAAAACACCAGCGACACTATGAGGAAGAAGAATATCAAAATAGGTAAGGCCATGTTTGCCTTAAAAACCACAGTTGAAGATGACATGTTGGAGTACATATGGAAGGCCAATACACCAAAAGAAGCGTGGGACACCTTGGCCACACTCTTTTCAATTAGGAAAAATACAAGACTGCAGCTTCTTGAGAACGAGTTGTATTCGGTGGCCCAACGAGACATGACGATTGCCGAATATTTCCACAAGGTAAAGTCTATTTGCGATGAAATTTCTGAATTAGATCCGAGTGCTACCATTGTAGAACCCaggataaaaagaataattatccatggattGAGACCCGAATTTCGAGGCATCGTCGTCGCTGTACAAGGATGGCAAACCCAACCAtcacttgttgagtttgagaatTTGCTTGCTGATCAAGAAGCTATGGCAAAGCAAATGGGAAGGGTCTCGTTAAGAGGTGAGGAGGAATCACTCTACACCATAAGTAAAGGCAGCTTTAAGCAGCGTGCTGATGGTGGATCCAAAAtaaatggtgacaaggaaaaaggtcatcaaggaaGAATATCAACACCAGCCCAATTGGTGGTTGTGttgaagattgaaaattaa
- the LOC137719398 gene encoding LOW QUALITY PROTEIN: cyclic nucleotide-gated ion channel 1-like (The sequence of the model RefSeq protein was modified relative to this genomic sequence to represent the inferred CDS: substituted 2 bases at 2 genomic stop codons) → MAKGREAPDVENQGEGRKPGTTTRYAPTMRIRDEQGKFLLRWSMIFVMSCVFAVTLDPLFFYILIVDQDKKCLQMDKTLSITVLVLRSLTDIIFAVHFIYKIYDVFIVQKNKQLTANEAANTLQLVASSALQTGGNLDRKSKRILLWSSFSIINDFLALLPVPQLLIVVAFYKMRAAGYMEHRKTLNVLLLCQYLPRIFRIHQSSKELRENAGPWVRGLFNFFLYILASHILGAFWYFISIQRETSCWYSACANHSLDRDGCMNTFYCGRRTTTSRNITFLNEHCSLDTPDGASAPFNFGIFQDSLKNHNVERIDFGKKFLYSFWWGLRNISNFGTNLTTSTYIWENLFGILISIIGLLLFLYLIGNVQNLMQTEAYXXILLVVRQNLLVVRQNLMLSEATKIKEGKRIIQMKKLGVRKWISENKFPDNIKSEIMNSIEQTLKKNKDADVDKPFLILPWQTKRSVKRHLFKDTLKAVNKLKDMNEKVLTLMCDYLKPVTYIENNFVFRMGDPLDCMLFIVEGTTWAYTSSDSQAGSRTSSMDIEPLGKGQFYGEELLDWASDTFTKLPVSSKHVKSQTKVEAFVLMAKDLETVVSRYKKYWDSVYSKNREEVALSTFRCFRTKAQQRPSSSPTGIADTNGESLPSTAGK, encoded by the exons ATGGCCAAGGGAAGAGAAGCACCAGATGTGGAGAACCAGGGAGAGGG TCGGAAACCAGGGACTACAACGAGATATGCCCCAACAATGCGAATTCGTGATGAACAGGGGAAATTCCTTCTCAGATGGAGCATGATATTTGTAATGTCCTGTGTGTTTGCCGTCACACTAGATCCTCTgttcttttacattttaatcGTTGATCAAGATAAGAAGTGCCTTCAAATGGACAAAACGCTGAGCATTACTGTTCTTGTTTTACGATCACTCACGGATATCATTTTCGCTGtgcattttatatataaaatttatgaCGTCTTTATAGTTCAAAAGAACAAACAGTTGACGGCTAATGAGGCCGCAAATACCCTGCAACTTGTGGCCTCGAGTGCCCTGCAAACTGGAGGAAATTTGGATCGGAAATCAAAAAGAATATTGTTGTGGTCATCTTTTTCCATCATAAATGATTTTCTCGCTCTTCTTCCCGTCCCACAA CTGCTAATAGTAGTTGCTTTTTACAAAATGAGAGCCGCTGGATATATGGAACATAGAAAGACTCTGAATGTCTTGCTTCTTTGTCAATATCTACCAAGGATATTTCGAATTCACCAGTCATCCAAGGAACTTCGAGAGAATGCTGGACCATGGGTTAGAggtctattcaatttttttctctacATTCTTGCCAGTCAT ATACTTGGAGCTTTTTGGTATTTCATTTCTATTCAACGAGAAACATCATGCTGGTACAGTGCCTGTGCAAATCATAGTCTAGATCGTGATGGATGTATGAATACTTTCTATTGTGGGCGTCGAACTACTACTTCAAGAAATATTACATTTCTAAATGAGCATTGCTCACTAGATACTCCAGATGGTGCTTCAGCACCATTTAATTTTGGAATATTTCAAGATTCCCTTAAGAATCATAACGTTGAGCGTATCGACTTTGGAAAGAAGTTCCTTTACTCTTTCTGGTGGGGCTTGCGAAATATAAG TAATTTTGGAACAAATCTGACAACAAGCACGTATATTTGGGAAAACTTGTTTGGAATTCTTATTTCTATCATTGGCTTGCTACTGTTCTTATATCTTATCGGAAATGTGCAG AATTTAATGCAGACAGAAGCTTACTAATGAATTCTACTTGTGGTGAGACAGAATCTACTTGTGGTGAGACAGAATTTAATGCTGAGTGAAgctacaaaaataaaagagggaAAGCGGATAATTCAGATGAAGAAGCTAGGTGTACGCAAGTGGATATCCGAAAATAAATTCCCTGATAATATCAAGAGCGAAATCATGAATAGCATTGAGcaaacattgaaaaaaaacaaagatgcTGATGTTGACAAGCCATTCCTTATTCTTCCCTGGCAAACCAAAAGATCTGTAAAACGCCATCTTTTCAAGGATACACTAAAAGCA GTTAACAAGCTTAAGGACATGAATGAAAAAGTTCTGACGTTGATGTGCGACTACCTGAAGCCAGTGACATACATTGAGAACAACTTCGTTTTCCGAATGGGAGATCCGCTTGACTGCATGCTGTTCATTGTCGAGGGGACAACGTGGGCCTACACGTCTAGTGATAGTCAAGCTGGGAGTAGAACCTCATCAATGGACATCGAGCCCCTCGGGAAAGGGCAATTTTACGGGGAGGAGCTCCTCGATTGGGCATCAGACACATTCACCAAACTTCCAGTCTCCAGCAAACATGTCAAAAGTCAAACAAAAGTAGAAGCATTTGTGCTCATGGCCAAGGACTTGGAAACTGTCGTCTCCAGATACAAAAAATATTGGGACTCGGTCTATTCTAAGAATCGTGAAGAGGTGGCACTTTCTACCTTTCGTTGTTTCCGTACCAAGGCGCAACAACGCCCGTCCTCGTCCCCGACTGGAATAGCGGATACCAATGGTGAGAGCTTGCCATCGACAGCAGGCAAATAG
- the LOC137720398 gene encoding protein ABIL2-like → MATSAMPVPRVASNFDEVSMHQSLLFSDSLKDLKNLRTQLYSAAEYFELSYTNDDQKHIVVETLKDYAIKALVNTVDHLGSVTYKVNDLFDEKVDEVSGTEFRVSCIEQRIRTCQEYIDHEGLSQQSSIIDTPKYHKRYILPVGETMHGGSRTKSKYQGCNLDDEDDWHQFRNAVRATIRETPPSTVSKGRSPSPSPQPPQRSGVFSFTSTMPKKELDKRTVSPHRFPLLRSGSLASRPTTPNKSRSSTPNSSRPTTPNLSNPRRRYPSEPRKSASMRLPAERDNGREVDQYPSKSKRLLKALLSRRKSKKDDMLYTYLDEY, encoded by the exons ATGGCAACATCTGCAATGCCGGTCCCTCGGGTAGCATCTAATTTTGATGAGGTTTCTATGCATCAGAGCTTGCTCTTCTCTGATAGTCTCAAG GATTTGAAGAATTTAAGAACGCAATTGTACTCAGCGGCAGAGTACTTTGAACTATCGTACACAAATGATGATCAGAAACATAT AGTGGTGGAAACATTGAAAGATTATGCCATTAAAGCTCTCGTGAATACAGTGGATCATTTGGGATCTGTTACATATAAGGTTAACGATCTCTTCGATGAAAAGGTGGATGAAGTTTCTGGCACAGAATTTCGGGTATCTTGCATTGAACAG agGATAAGGACATGTCAAGAATACATCGATCATGAGGGTCTTTCTCAACAGTCATCGATTATAGATACTCCTAAATACCACAAGCGGTACATTTTGCCAG TTGGTGAGACCATGCACGGAGGCAGCAGAACTAAATCCAAATACCAAGGATGCAACctagatgatgaagatgattggCATCAATTTCGGAATG CTGTTCGCGCTACAATTAGAGAAACCCCACCGTCTACAGTCAG CAAAGGGCgttctccgtctccttctccacAACCTCCCCAGCGATCTggagttttttcttttacttctaCCATGCCCAAAAAGGAATTAG ACAAGCGAACAGTTTCGCCCCATCGATTTCCACTTTTACGGTCTGGATCTCTTGCAAGTAGGCCAACCACTCCAAACAAAAGTCGGTCAAGTACCCCGAATTCAAGTAGGCCGACAACTCCAAATCTTTCTAATCCAAGAAGACGG TACCCTTCAGAGCCTCGGAAGTCAGCTTCCATGCGATTACCTGCTGAAAGAGATAATGGCCGAGAGGTTGATCAATACCCCAGCAAAAGTAAACGGCTCCTCAAGGCCTTGCTTAGCCGGCGCAAGTCGAAGAAAGATGACATGTTATACACTTATTTGGATGAATACTGA